The Penicillium digitatum chromosome 6, complete sequence genome has a window encoding:
- a CDS encoding DNA mismatch repair protein, putative, producing the protein MPIEALPQKTIRAIGSTSVISDPYSVIKELVDNALDAFATSLQIEISQNTVDVIQLKDNGHGISPEDQQHVCKRAFTSKIRTLDDLKNVGGSSLGFRGEALASVAEMSGVLAVTTRVESEVTGFCLKYGRNGELTGTQRKSHPVGTTVRITDFLKHIPVRRQTAVKSATKDLTRIKKLLQAYAIAQPSKRLSFKVLKAKNENSSWAYAPSADASLSDAALKITGTDVYSSCVMKRIACPRTAENYRGSLNQKEYEVIAFLPKTQFDTSKINNAGQYISVDGRPLSSCRGVGHEIVKIFKVYLRVAASKNESTKSISDPFVCLQIRCPRGTYDVNIEPAKDDLLFEDRDVVLALVEKLFRDHYGKIHGTETGSYNQGKEDACKPGGNLGGFKILMARKPATELSPQPRNSEHSFDQTVPHTPLSQKPLLSENAFSPVAPSSYKDPESLSKSTSARNERSSFVNPWSISRINASLRTPRRGSNSSKQASPAELSSSSLQGLNRWETESRGFQHSPMSDLASPITSRIASKSPVRRLRQKPQDLVESSPETNRISSAQCAERGNDRDRHGNGALDTWFQRTTQVSLQQTPAEEGPDSSLSFLAQQRFGVLTNTLPNILCVGGQNYSCSDSSSRNSIHTKAANHRRSLQDEKEENVPDPLKSGQGFPVLDRWAAQLHESVSHEEPSDLEKALDFERRKKEAIQNSRTRFKMNEKPSSSQSALASHSPHRSRYLAAKAALTSSQTSIDEPISATKLSPHDPRAYLIRQARDLSADKSSTGGWKNRENTHQPTSLRTYTRWLRPA; encoded by the exons ATGCCGATTGAGGCTCTTCCTCAGAAAACAATCCGGGCGATTGGCTCCACATCTGTCATTTCGGATCCCTATTCGGTTATCAAGGAACTTGTAGACAATGCCCTGGATGCGTTTGCCACGTCATTGCAGATTGAAATTTCCCAAAATACCGTGGATGTCATACAGCTTAAAGACAATGGCCACGGCATCTCTCCAGAGGACCAGCAACATGTCTGCAAACGAGCTTTTACTAGCAAGATCCGGACTTTAGATGATCTCAAAAATGTTGGCGGGTCATCATTGGGATTTCGTGGTGAAGCCCTTGCCAGTGTTGCAGAGATGTCTGGGGTTCTCGCTGTCACCACTAGAGTTGAGTCCGAAGTTACCGGGTTTTGTTTGAAGTACGGAAGAAACGGAGAGCTTACTGG AACACAACGGAAGTCACATCCCGTGGGAACAACCGTTCGTATCACGGACTTCCTCAAACACATCCCTGTCCGCAGACAGACTGCCGTGAAGAGTGCCACGAAAGATCTCACTAGAATCAAAAAGCTTCTTCAGGCATATGCTATAGCTCAGCCATCGAAGAGGCTCTCGTTCAAAGTGCTCAAGGCAAAAAATGAAAATAGCAGTTGGGCCTATGCACCAAGTGCAGACGCCTCGCTCTCGGATGCAGCTCTCAAGATAACCGGCACAGATGTGTATTCTTCTTGTGTCATGAAGCGAATTGCCTGCCCGAGAACCGCTGAGAATTACCGAGGATCATTAAATCAGAAAGAGTACGAAGTCATCGCCTTTCTTCCAAAGACACAATTTG ATACTTCCAAGATCAACAATGCAGGCCAATATATCAGTGTGGATGGTCGCCCTCTCTCTAGTTGTAGGGGGGTGGGGCATGAGATAGTCAAAATCTTCAAGGTGTATCTCCGTGTCGCCGCATCCAAAAATGAATCCACCAAATCGATTAGCGATCCTTTTGTGTGTTTGCAAATTCGCTGTCCTAGAGGAACGTACGATGTCAACATCGAGCCAGCAAAAGACGATCTGCTCTTCGAAGACCGAGACGTGGTCTTGGCCTTGGTAGAGAAATTGTTTCGCGACCACTACGGAAAAATACATGGGACGGAGACAGGAAGTTACAACCAAGGCAAGGAGGATGCTTGTAAACCTGGTGGAAATTTGGGAGGATTTAAAATCTTGATGGCTAGGAAACCAGCTACAGAACTTTCCCCACAACCTCGCAACTCCGAGCACTCCTTCGATCAAACCGTACCCCACACACCTCTCTCACAGAAACCGCTTCTGTCTGAGAACGCCTTTTCGCCAGTGGCTCCTTCTAGTTACAAGGACCCCGAAAGCCTCAGCAAATCGACCAGCGCCAGAAATGAACGTTCTAGCTTCGTCAACCCGTGGTCTATATCCAGAATCAATGCCTCGTTACGAACACCCCGACGCGGGAGCAATTCTTCCAAACAAGCAAGCCCCGCGGAACTATCTAGTAGTAGCCTGCAGGGGCTAAACCGATGGGAGACGGAATCGCGAGGCTTCCAGCATTCGCCCATGTCGGACCTGGCAAGTCCTATTACTTCTCGAATTGCATCGAAGTCGCCAGTAAGACGCCTTCGACAGAAGCCACAAGATTTGGTCGAGTCCTCTCCTGAGACCAATCGCATCTCGAGCGCCCAATGTGCTGAGAGAGGAAATGATCGAGATCGCCATGGGAACGGAGCTCTAGACACTTGGTTCCAAAGAACTACGCAAGTTTCTCTACAGCAAACTCCAGCCGAGGAAGGACCAGACTCATCCCTTTCTTTCCTTGCACAACAACGATTTGGTGTGCTCACGAACACTTTGCCAAACATCTTGTGCGTCGGTGGACAGAATTATAGTTGTTCGGACAGTTCTTCCAGAAATAGCATCCACACAAAAGCCGCTAACCATAGGCGTTCGCTACAAGatgaaaaagaggaaaatgtTCCAGACCCACTGAAAAGTGGTCAAGGATTCCCAGTTCTTGATAGATGGGCTGCTCAACTCCACGAAAGCGTCAGCCACGAGGAACCATCTGACCTGGAAAAAGCACTTGACTTCGAAAGGCGGAAGAAAGAAGCCATCCAGAACAGTCGCACACGCTTCAAGATGAATGAGAAGCCATCCAGTTCGCAGTCTGCTCTGGCATCCCATTCGCCTCATCGCAGTCGATATCTTGCCGCAAAAGCTGCGTTAACTTCGTCGCAAACTTCAATCGACGAGCCGATCTCTGCGACAAAACTCTCTCCTCATGATCCGCGAGCTTATCTTATCCGGCAGGCGAGGGACCTTTCTGCCGATAAATCTTCAACGGGGGGGTGGAAAAACCGAGAGAACACCCACCAACCGACTTCCCTTCGAACGTATACCCGATGGCTCCGGCCTGCATGA
- a CDS encoding Dehydrogenase, putative, translated as MGDASLPTEHVLIIFYPTMPAELKGVIRQKFPDAEVTVYEVQTGVPVPPEVYQRATVLATFIDLPDLKDSKNLKIIHTFSAGVDHLLQNPILQETNIPITTSSGIHGPPIAEWTVMNWLVSSRKYVKGYEAQKSHSWEKSAYTSGLHDQVGKKVGILGYGSIGRQIARVSQALGMTVHAYTATPRPTPESRRDNGYIVPGTGDPEGSIPASWHHGTDREAIRSFLASGLDHLVVSLPLTPQTTRLLGAEEFAILADNAHHHTSKPYVTNISRGKVIDQKALVDALNSGVLSGAALDVTDPEPLPKDDPLWEASNVQISPHVSGLGVEYFPRSLDILAVNLERIARGEPLINAYVRGKGY; from the exons ATGGGTGATGCATCACTCCCAACAGAGCATGTGCTCATTATTTTCTATCCGACGATGCCGGCAGAGCTGAAGGGGGTTATCCGGCAGAAATTCCCCGATGCCGAGGTCACTGTTTACGAGGTTCAGACAGGTGTTCCCGTGCCACCTG AAGTATATCAGAGAGCCACCGTCCTCGCGACTTTCATCGATCTTCCAGATCTGAAGGATTCCAAGAA CCTTAAAATAATTCACACCTTCTCTGCTGGCGTGGATCATCTTTTGCAAAATCCAATCTTGCAAGAAACTAACATCCCCATCACTACAAGCTCGGGTATCCACGGCCCCCCGATTGCAGAATGGACCGTTATGAATTGGCTGGTATCGTCTCGGAAATACGTCAAGGGCTATGAAGCACAGAAATCCCACTCATGGGAGAAGTCTGCGTACACGTCTGGTCTTCATGATCAAGTGGGCAAGAAAGTGGGTATTCTAGGATATGGAAGTATCGGGCGCCAAA TTGCACGCGTCTCGCAGGCATTGGGCATGACTGTTCATGCATACACCGCTACCCCACGCCCAACACCTGAGTCCCGCCGTGACAACGGCTACATTGTTCCTGGAACCGGAGACCCGGAGGGGTCGATTCCGGCATCATGGCACCACGGAACGGACAGAGAAGCCATCCGCTCTTTCTTGGCTAGCGGGCTCGATCATCTTGTTGTCTCGCTTCCGCTGACTCCGCAAACAACCCGTCTTCTCGGCGCAGAGGAATTCGCCATTCTAGCCGACAACGCTCATCACCATACGAGCAAGCCTTACGTAACCAACATCTCGCGAGGCAAGGTTATCGATCAGAAGGCGTTGGTCGATGCGCTGAATTCCGGGGTCTTAAGTGGAGCCGCTCTTGATGTCACTGATCCCGAGCCTCTTCCTAAGGATGATCCTCTCTGGGAGGCGTCTAATGTTCAGATCAGTCCACATGTCAGCGGTCTTGGCGTGGAATATTTCCCTCGCTCTCTTGATATCCTGGCTGTAAACCTGGAGCGCATCGCCCGGGGTGAGCCGTTGATCAACGCTTATGTACGGGGCAAAGGATATTAG
- a CDS encoding Acetyltransferase, GNAT family, producing the protein MSLEIHPVSVGDAPELTQVFHASFCSDFDTTMFPNTPDVTEWWEKSFSDDITRSIAGETQVLLKVTEGSDRGAIVAFAKWKLPVPAAGRDRHEEQIVWPASSDKELCDHFFRGMEERHEKWMGERPHYYLDMLGVHPSYQGKGLGAKLLKWGLTRADAEGVEVYLSASPAGTPLYLKHGFQEVDTFLPCSDYVQLAMIRSPSGQ; encoded by the exons ATGTCACTGGAGATTCACCCTGTGTCGGTGGGGGACGCGCCGGAACTCACACAAGTCTTCCACGCCAGCTTCTGTAGCGACTTCGACACAACCATGTTCCCAAACACGCCGGATGTGACGGAATGGTGGGAAAAATCGTTTAGCGACGACATCACGCGATCAATTGCAGGCGAGACCCAAGTATTACTCAAGGTGACGGAGGGGTCGGATCGTGGCGCGATTGTCGCGTTTGCGAAATGGAAGCTTCCCGTTCCGGCTGCAGGTCGTGATCGGCACGAAGAACAGATCGTGTGGCCTGCTAGCAGTGATAAGGAGCTTTGTGACCATTTTTTCCGTGGTATGGAGGAGCGACATGAGAAGTGGATGGGGGAGAGGCCTCACTATT ATCTGGATATGTTGGGTGTTCACCCTTCCTATCAGGGTAAAGGACTGGGTGCGAAGCTCCTCAAATGGGGTCTCACGCGCGCCGATGCTGAAGGCGTAGAGGTTTATCTGTCTGCGTCTCCGGCTGGGACACCCTTATATTTGAAACATGGGTTCCAGGAGGTTGATACCTTCTTACCCTGCTCCGACTATGTGCAGCTGGCGATGATACGCTCTCCCAGTGGACAATAG
- a CDS encoding Secreted protein yields MTFSMLGPEIKAIIVTQDANITVSAIRKLKHYAEKGLPIILSGRSAQYYPISNDGGVEAFRKGVQELSQARNVRISGSGDIAKTLISHGVSPRIKVQTNGTWYTTWREDNEAEVDYAFILSDGSDSQGKIRVETDKIPYFFNAWTGERQPVFQYKRRAGSIFIPLTLKANSTAILAFSAQPLDGMYTPSVHVESGPSSVLGYHLDHKGGAVAQLAHTVQKAAQEFVLSDNSTKVVPSTSAIPTSFPIRNWTLTAEHWEAPKNMQDASTIALTRNTTHHLSSLLSWTEIPTLVNASGIGYYSSQFAWHTDYKNQTGAYITFSRILHAVQVFVNGEKVGPIDPNTGTADIGAYLRDGENELLVVVPTTMWNYLRSIFSKITESGVPPFLSRLAATTGLPNILPIGLVGEVHILPYLSFALGN; encoded by the exons ATGACCTTCTCGATGCTG GGTCCTGAGATCAAAGCAATTATCGTCACACAGGATGCGAACATAACCGTTTCTGCCATCCGCAAGTTGAAGCACTACGCAGAAAAAGGATTGCCCATCATTCTTTCCGGCCGTAGCGCACAGTATTATCCAATCTCCAATGATGGGGGAGTCGAGGCGTTCAGGAAAGGCGTTCAGGAACTGAGCCAAGCAAGAAATGTCCGGATCTCAGGAAGTGGCGATATTGCGAAAACACTCATCTCGCATGGTGTCTCTCCTCGGATCAAAGTTCAGACAAACGGTACTTGGTATACGACTTGGCGTGAGGACAATGAAGCCGAAGTGGACTACGCGTTCATCTTAAGCGACGGAAGTGATTCTCAAGGCAAAATCAGAGTCGAAACCGACAAGATCCCTTATTTCTTCAATGCCTGGACCGGAGAACGCCAACCAGTATTTCAATACAAGCGCCGAGCTGGTAGCATCTTCATTCCCCTGACGCTGAAAGCCAACTCAACCGCGATACTGGCATTTAGCGCCCAACCTTTGGACGGTATGTACACACCCTCCGTTCATGTCGAGTCTGGTCCCAGCTCAGTTCTTGGCTACCACCTTGACCACAAAGGCGGAGCCGTTGCACAGCTGGCCCACACTGTTCAAAAGGCTGCTCAAGAGTTTGTACTGTCCGACAACTCAACCAAAGTTGTTCCAAGCACATCAGCTATCCCAACCTCATTCCCAATTCGAAACTGGACGCTCACCGCAGAGCACTGGGAAGCTCCCAAGAACATGCAAGATGCCTCTACGATAGCCTTAACTCGAAACACGACGCAccatctctcttctctcctttcTTGGACAGAGATCCCCACCCTCGTTAACGCCTCTGGAATCGGGTACTACAGTTCCCAATTCGCTTGGCACACCGACTACAAGAATCAAACTGGAGCTTACATTACGTTCTCTCGTATCCTCCACGCTGTTCAAGTCTTCGTGAACGGGGAAAAGGTCGGCCCTATCGACCCAAACACGGGAACTGCGGATATCGGAGCCTATCTGCGGGATGGCGAGAATGAGCTGCTTGTTGTTGTTCCAACCACAATGTGGAACTATCTAAGGAGCATCTTCTCAAAGATCACTGAGTCAGGCGTGCCTCCGTTCTTGAGTCGCTTGGCTGCCACGACGGGCTTACCCAACATTCTCCCTATTGGGTTGGTGGGTGAAGTTCACATTTTGCCATACCTTTCATTTGCACTTGGCAATTGA
- a CDS encoding putative RNA-directed DNA polymerase from transposon X-element, which yields MGYSPARCANCHGPRPSGHTDCPVRPSRTAKGTLSFPSRAEVDKFRRYGDRWYRDAHSTPTPPQNDDTSPTAPTSKRKVPRVGEDGFQTVTRPSRKAAFKGNFAWTSLRGNNESPPSSQVSIPTQEMDTRAARTTLGPTGGPSLLGQRPKTDGVSHKLCDTTALQLAYESACDVVCIQEPYVSAPTKKTGHPAYDCYAPTDEWNSSDPTSFELERPRVLTYVRKNSGLNAQQHRSSQDRDLLWVNVNGFLILNIYRQPTTDKVIDYVTNLAPPQNSLIGGDFNARNEAFEPGVANANRGGEIAQWSSDSGLDFIGEPGVPTHQAGHVLDLTFSNIPYASTVVREDLATGSDHESLVTRIPGRGRVPLEQYNYRVPESKLPKLSSLIGTGIRSLPDPSSIETHDQLDQFAATLTALFQDAIKTAGSLNRTHTFTTPWWTSECQAKRQQWLGVRHTDPDKADTAKRAFLSCVRSSKRAYWRDRIDNIKTDSDLYNIISWHKLGTDLKAPPLLVDGLPVEDTMEKAEALRRAVLGRFSPDDDLPTDPIPITTTSSLPWLQSVTMEENVRLLAKDVQSILAWGEYNKVAFAPEKLEMIHITRHRGDESPSIVVNDRLTIDPVQAKKPGYTPTLRWLGVFFDRKLTWRSHILARAGKARAVAQHIRNLARTTCGPPASSLRKAVITCVIPSLTFGTEAWYGGRNRPAKQASKGTVSARVGWHINVIESTLALAIRGVLPVWRTTPTPSLFRDAGIPSGYATLEEAKLRFALRLNTIHKGHTLVRRIRPPMITRGRGTGTRQPAKTIIQRLGSILPEVPRPTLSPPHYSPGCRIDPTGGIDKATASKAFQVWQESLPPTDICVFSDGSEQWQEGINLRWAPGHTGIEGNEAADTLAGEGALRGSAIGMEAEPTISGIRSIFRELRNEARLRWWDTVSQKLSQWYRRWSDTYEIDSLPELELRRPALHRWLALRSSHGDFDWYHRKFNHEDAKLDCSCGRRKSPEHLALCHKTQRSFRHWPKRPPTPPTDRTEAVAYLRSLDPKQFVELLELTSFYSRVCTR from the exons ATGGGGTACTCCCCGGCCAG ATGCGCCAACTGTCACGGCCCACGACCTTCAGGGCACACTGACTGCCCAGTCCGCCCTTCtcgcactgcgaagggaacaCTTAGCTTCCCCTCCCGAGCTGAGGTTGATAAATTCCGACGATACGGCGACAGATGGTATAGAGATGCCCACTCTACACCTACTCCACCACAAAACGACGACACCTCCCCTACGGCACCCACCAGCAAGAGGAAAGTCCCCCGGGTCGGGGAGGACGGTTTCCAAACTGTCACTAGGCCGTCCAGGAAAGCAGCCTTTAAAGGCAACTTCGCGTGGACGTCGCTTAGGGGAAACAACGAGTCCCCACctagctcccaagtctctatCCCGACACAAGAGATGGAC ACGCGCGCGGCGCGTACGACCCTCGGTCCCACGGGAGGTCCTAGTCTTCTGGGCCAACGTCCGAAGACAGACGGCGTGTCACACAAGTTGTGTGACACAACCGCCCTCCAACTTGCTTACGAATCCGcatgcgatgtggtctgcatccaggagccctacgtctctgctccaacaaagaaaacgggacACCCGGCATACGATTGCTACGCCCCGACCGACGAATGGAATAGCTCTGACCCTACCTCCTTCGAATTGGAGAGACCACGAGTTCTTACCTACGTGAGGAAAAACTCCGGCCTCAATGCCCAACAACACCGGTctagccaagaccgagacctcctctgggtcaatgtcaatggctttctcatactcaatatctaccgccaaccgaccacagacaaagtcattgactATGTAACCAACCTCGCCCCCCCACAGAACTCCCTAATCGGAGGGGATTTCAACGCTAGGAACGAAGCCTTCGAACCCGGCGTCGCTAACGCTAACCGCGGAGGCGAAATTGCACAGTGGTCAAGcgacagcggccttgatttcatcggagaaccaggagtgcccactcaccaggcgggacacgtcctcgatctcactttctccaacatACCCTACGCCTCGACAGTCGTCAGGGAAGACCTTGCCACCGGGTCTGACCATGAGTCCCTCGTCACTCGCATCCCGGGTCGCGGCAGGGTCCCCCTCGAACAATACAACTATAGAGTTCCCGAGTCTAAGCTACCAAAACTGTCTTCCCTCATCGGGACTGGGATCCGCTCCCTACCGGACCCAAGCAGCATCGAGACCCATGATCAACTAGACCAGTTCGCGGCGACTCTCACAGCACTTTTCCAGGACGCTATAAAGACAGCCGGGTCCCTGAACCGCACTCATACCTTCACCACCCCGTGGTGGACCTCCGAATGCCAAGCCAAGCGCCAACAGTGGCTAGGCGTAAGACACACGGATCCAGATAAGGCTGACACCGCTAAaagagcttttctctcctgtgTACGCTCCTCGAAAAGGGCCTACTGGAGGGACCGCATTGACAATATCAAAACGGACTCTGACCTAtacaatatcatcagctggcaTAAATTGGGCACCGACCTTAAGGCCCCTCCCCTTCTCGTCGATGGCCTCCCTGTGGAGGACACCATGGAAAAGGCGGAGGCCCTACGCCGCGCAGTCCTTGGCCGTTTTAGCCCAGACGACGACCTACCAACGGACCCTATCCCtatcaccacaacctccagccttccatggctacaatctgtcacaatggaagaa aatgtcagactcctcgctaaggacgttcagagcattcttgcctggggagaatataataaagtggccttcgcccccgagaaactagagatgatccatatcactagacatcgaggggatgagtccccttcaattgtagtcaacgaccggctcaccatcgaccccgttcaggccaagaaaccaggatacacacccactctccgctggctgggagtctttttcgatagaaagctcacatggagaagccacattctcgcccgggcgggcaaggcacgcgctgtcgcacaacatatccgcaatctggcccgcacgacctgcggcccgcccgcgagctcacttcgcaaagcagtcatcacctgtgttataccctccctaacgttcggaactgaggcctggtatggcggccggaataggcccgcaaaacaggctagcaagggcaccgtcagcgcccgtgttggctggcatatcaatgtcatcgagtcgaccctggcactcgccatccgcggcgtcctccctgtatggcgcaccacaccaactccctcgctctttagggatgcgggaatcccgtctggatacgccacacttgaagaggcgaaactacggttcgctctaaggcttaacaccatccacaaaggtcacacccttgtccgtcgcattcgacccccgatgatcacccgaggccgcggcaccggcacccgccaaccggcaaagacaattatccagagacttgggagcatcctcccggaagtcccaagaccgaccctctcccccccgcactactcaccgggctgcagaatagatcctacagggggtatagataaggcgaccgcgtctaaagctttccaagtctggcaggaatcactcccacccacagatatctgcgtcttctcagatggctccgagcagtggcaggagggcatcaa tctccgatgggcccctgggcacactgggatcgaagggaacgaagctgctgacaccttagccggtgaaggcgcgctacgcggtagtgctatagggatggaagccgaacccacgattagcgggatccgatccatcttccgggaacttcggaacgaggctcgcttgcgctggtgggacacggtctctcaaaaactctcccagtggtaccgacgctggtcagacacctacgagattgattcactgccggaactcgaactccgacgaccagcgctccaccgctggcttgccctccgctcgtcgcatggcgacttcgactggtaccaccgcaagttcaaccacgaagacgccaaactcgactgctcatgcggccgccgaaagtcaccagagcacctcgctctctgccacaaaacccagaggtctttccgacactggccaaaacgccccccgacacctccaaccgacaggacagaggcagtcgcctaccttcgcagcctggaccccaagcagtttgttgaactactggagctcacaagcttctactcgcgggtctgcacgaggtaa
- a CDS encoding MFS monosaccharide transporter, putative, translated as MGFALKRPDDAVGSAAPAIMIGLFVAFGGVLFGYDTGTISGILAMKKWREMFSTGFINEKDHLPDVTSSQSSMIVSLLSAGTFFGALGAAPIADKFGRRMGMIMESFVFVFGVILQTISTSIPLFVAGRFFAGFGVGLLSATIPLYQSETAPKWIRGTIVGAYQLAITIGLLLAAIVNNSTKDRDDTGCYRIPISIQFAWAIILIVGMLLLPETPRFLIKQDRYEEATKALARLRHMDVEDPAIVAELAEIQANHEFEMRLGKASYLEIVRGSLGKRLATGCAVQGLQQLAGVNFIFYYGTTFFQNSGISNSFVITLITSIINVVSTFPGLYMVEKWGRRPLLLFGAVGMCVSQLIVAIVGTAIDSEVSNKVLIAFVCIYIFFFASSWGPVAWVVTGELFPLKARAKCLSITTATNWLLNWAIAYATPYMVNSGPGNANLGSKVFFIWGGFCFICTVFVYTCIYETKGLSLEQVDELYAKVPRAWNSVGWVPSVNYTEQLEYDAGEKKAEVATHHESVGVDDEV; from the exons ATGGGCTTCGCTTTGAAGAGGCCAGATGATGCCGTGGGCTCTGCTGCCCCAGCTATCATGATTGGATTATTTGTTGCATTCGGTGGTGTTCTCTTTGG ATATGACACAGGCACCATTAGCGGTATCCTCGCCATGAAGAAGTGGCGCGAGATGTTCTCAACCGGCTTCATCAATGAAAAAGACCACCTTCCCGATGTCACATCCTCTCAATCATCAATGATTGTCTCTCTTCTTTCAGCAGGAACTTTCTTCGGTGCCCTTGGTGCCGCCCCTATCGCCGATAAGTTCGGTCGACGAATGGGCATGATCATGGAGAgcttcgtcttcgtctttGGAGTCATCCTCCAAACTATCTCAACCTCCATCCCCCTCTTCGTAGCCGGCCGCTTCTTCGCTGGATTCGGCGTCGGTCTCCTCTCCGCAACAATCCCCCTCTACCAATCCGAGACCGCCCCCAAATGGATCCGTGGCACAATCGTCGGCGCCTACCAACTCGCCATTACAATCGGTCTCCTTCTCGCCGCCATCGTCAACAACTCCACCAAGGACCGCGATGATACTGGCTGCTACCGAATCCCCATTTCCATCCAGTTTGCCTGGGCCATCATCCTCATTGTCGGCATGCTTCTCCTCCCCGAAACTCCCCGTTTCCTGATCAAACAAGACCGTTATGAAGAAGCCACCAAGGCCCTCGCTCGTCTCCGTCACATGGACGTGGAAGACCCCGCCATCGTCGCCGAACTCGCCGAGATCCAGGCAAACCACGAGTTTGAAATGCGTCTCGGAAAGGCTTCTTACCTCGAGATCGTCCGTGGATCCCTCGGCAAGCGTCTCGCAACCGGCTGCGCAGTCCAGGGTCTGCAGCAGCTTGCTGGTGTCAACTTCATCTTCTACTATGGCACAACCTTCTTCCAGAACTCGGGAATCTCCAACTCATTCGTCATAACCCTGATCACAAGCATCATTAACGTCGTCTCCACCTTCCCAGGTCTCTACATGGTCGAGAAATGGGGTCGTCGTCCTTTGCTCCTGTTCGGCGCTGTTGGAATGTGCGTCTCGCAACTCATTGTCGCGATTGTGGGAACTGCCATCGACTCAGAGGTCTCGAACAAAGTCCTCATCGCCTTTGTGTGCATctacatcttcttcttcgccagtTCCTGGGGTCCTGTTGCCTGGGTCGTGACGGGTGAACTCTTCCCCCTCAAGGCTCGCGCCAAGTGTCTCTCCATTACCACCGCCACCAATTGGCTGCTTAACTGGGCTATTGCCTACGCCACGCCGTACATGGTCAACAGCGGGCCTGGAAATGCCAACCTCGGGTCCAAGGTGTTCTTCATCTGGGGTGGATTCTGCTTTATCTGTACTGTGTTTGTTTACACTTGCATCTATGAGACCAAGGGTCTTTCCCTTGAGCAGGTGGATGAGCTTTACGCTAAGGTTCCTCGGGCTTGGAACTCGGTCGGATGGGTTCCTTCCGTCAACTACACTGAGCAACTTGAGTATGATGCCGGTGAGAAGAAGGCTGAGGTTGCTACCCACCACGAGAGTGTTGGGGTTGACGATGaggtttga